TCCCAGCCCGCGATCACGGAGCCGACGATCCCGCCGTTCCCCGTGTGCTCGGCCAGGATGAGGGCCTCAGGATCCCGTTCGACGAGCCGGGTGACGCCCGCGACGTCGTCGCTGATGCTCGTGCCCTCGGCGGCTTCCTTCCAGAAGGCGAGAACTGCGTCGACGTCGTCGACTCCGGCATGACGTGTGCGAAGTAGTTCCATCCGCCCACCCAACCAGCCCCCGCCCCGTCGTCGCCGGTATTTCCAGTCTGCGAGACACAACGCCAACCTCACTTAGTCGTAAGGATTTTGACGGTTGGTCCTGTATTGCACGAATGCAACAGGGATCCGTTTCGCGGGGCGGAGGCGCATCACTACACTCGGCCCGATTCCTAGATCACGGGGGCCGTCGTCGACAGGGAGACACGGGCGTGACTGCCGAAAGCACTGAGATCATCTCCTACTTGGAGCCGAGCATCGCGGACGACTACCGCAACTGGGACGACTCCGCGTCCTGGCTGCTCGGTTACTCCTTCCTGCCCCTGGCCCTCGGCCTCGACCGCCTGCCGGACACCCGGCTGCTCGACCTCGGCTGCGGCCCCGGCGAGGTCACCCGGTGGCTGGCGGACCGCTGCAACGCGCGGATCACCGCCGTGGACACCTCCCCCACGATGATCGCGCTGGCCGACGAGCACGCCCCGCACGAGCGCGTGGAGTACCGGCTCAGCGAGGACGGCCGCCTGTCGTTCCTCGCCGACGGCGAGATGGACTCGGCGATGGCCTGTTTCCTCTTCACCTGCGTGGACGGCGAGGACCAGATACGCGAGATCATCACCGAGGTCGCCAGAGTGGTCAGACCCGGCGGGAGATTCACCATCCTGGTGCCCAACCCCGACCAGGTCTCGGGCGCGGTCTTCGAGGGCTTCAAGCGCGGCGAGGACGGCGCCCGGTACGAGCCGGGCGAGTTGATGCCGGTCGAGGTCCAGCGGACCGACGGCAGTTGGACCACCATCAAGAACCGCTACTGGAACCGGGACACCTACCGCACCGCGCTGGCCAAGGCCGGCTTCGAGGGCCCCGTGAAGGAGCTGGCACCGGTCCTGGCCGACACCGAGGGCGTCGCCGACCCGGCCCTGCGCGGAGACCGCGCCTGGGAGCGGGAGCGCACCGCCGCGCCCTTCCTGCTGCTGACGGCCACCCGCTGAGGGCACCCGAGGAGAGCGGCCTCCGGTGACCGGCGAGGCCCCGGCACTACGATGGCCCCGTGGCCGATTCGGGTGGGGAGCTTGCGCCGACCGCGCTCGCCGAGCTGATGCCCTGGGCCGTGCGCGGGATCAGGGCCGGGCGCAGCTGGGTGCTGGCCGCGGATCCCGAGGTGCTGGAGGAGCGGTGGAGGCGGCTCGCCGCCGCCGCGCCCGCGCAGCGGGCGGAGCTCTTCGAGACCTCACGTTCGCGCACGCCGGACACCGCCGTCGCCGCCCTGCCCGGTCAGGCCGGCGGCGCCAGCACCCGGCGGCTGTCCCGTGAGCCGGGCCCCAGACCGCCCCTGGTCAGGGTCCGGCACCGCCCCCTCGATCGGGCCTGGCTCCTGGCCGACCAGCGCCTGCTCGACCAGGCCCGCCCCGAACTGTGGCGCGCGGCGGGCCCGCGGCAGCGCTACCTGCTGGTGCAACCGGTCCTCGCCTCGGCCCCGGCCGACGCAGCCGGGCCGGCCGCGACCGTCGCCGGCGAACTGCCCGTCGACCACCGCGTCACGGCACACCCGCTGCACCGAAGGCCCGAAGGCGGGGAACCGAATCTCACCCCGGGTCTCCTCCCCTTCCTCTCGAGCACGTTCGCGACCCGGGTCGGCGCCGAGGACGTCCTCGCCTGGGCCGCCGCCGTCACCACCCGCCCCGACGCGCCGCGGCGTCCGGACGGCAGCCCGCTGGTCCCGCTTCCGCGCTCGGTCGCGACCTGGGAGGAGGGCGTCTCCCTCGGCCATCGCCTGGTCGAGCTGCACACCTTCGCCCGCGCCGGACTGCGGCTGCCCGACGGACGCCGCAGCTTCATCCGGCAGGCCGTCGACCGGCAGCCCGACGGGCTCGACTACGACGCGGAGACCGAGACGCTGCTGCTCGGCGAGGGCCGGCTCGCGCCGGTCTCCCCCGCCGCGGGCCGGTCGCCCGCGCTGCGCGAGTGGTTCGCCGAACGGACCGCCTTCCGCACCGCGCCCAGCGGGACGCTGCAGGCGCTCGGGCTGACCTCCTGGCCGCAGCGGGCCAGCACCGAGCTGATCGAGCTCGCCTCCACCCTCGCCCACCTCGCCGAGCTGCGCCCGCTCCAGGAGGCCCTCGCCGCCGACGGCGGGCCCTGGCTGGGCCGCGAGGAGCTGCACACCGCCGGGGTGCTCCCGGTCCTGCCCGCCGCGCGCCGGCCGGCGTCGGTGTTCGGCGCGTCGGAGGAAGGGCCCGAGGGCCAGTACGCGCTGCTCTGAGCGGACGCACGCGACACCCGCGAGTGTTGCCGTTTGATACCGAAGCCCCGATTGAGCTGCAAAGACGCTCGCCCCTGCCGAGTCGCCCCGGATAGCATCCGGCATACATCGACAGTGGAAGGACTCAAGCGTTGCCCCAGCTCACCGGTGGTGATTCCTCACTGCTGCGGCGGATCAACTCCGCGGTGACGCTGCGTGCTCTCCGCGACGGCGCCGTGCTGACCCTGACCCAGCTGGTCGGCGAGACCGGCCTGTCCCGGCCCACGGTCGAGGGCGTCATCGAGGGTCTGATCGAGTCGGGCCTGGTCGTCGAGGTCGACCCGGCGTCCGCCGGTCCGCCGCACAGCGAGAGCGTGCGCCAGCGGGGCCGTCCGGCCCGCCACTTCCGCTTCCGCGCCGAGGCCGGCCACCTGCTGGGCGTCGAGATCGGCACGCACGGCGCCCGCGCGATCATCTCCGACCTGCGCGGCCGCACGCTCGGCGCGTACGGGCGGCCGATCGACGAGTCCACCGAGGCGGACGAGCGCCTGGCCCTGGTCCGCGGCACGGTGGCGGAACTGCTGCGCCGCGGCGGGATCTCCCGCGACACACTGTGGGCGGTCGGCGTCGGCACCCCCGGCGTGGTCGACTCGGACGGCGTCGTGCAGCTCGGCACCGCGCTGCCCGGCTGGACCGGCCTGGACCTGGCCAACAAGCTGCGCCGTTCGTTCCGCTGCCCGGTCCTGGTCGAGAACGACGCCAACCTGGCGGCGATCGGCGAGCACTGGAAGGGCGCGGCGATCGGCAAGGGCGACGTCGTCTTCGTGCTGGCCGGGCTGAGCCCGGGGGCGGGTTCGCTGATCGGCGGTCGGCTGCACCGCGGTTTCGGCGGCGCGGCGGGCGAGATCGGCTCGCTGCACCTGCTCGGGCAGGAGTCCGAGCCCTCGCAGCTGCTGTCCTCCTCCGTCAGCAAGCTGCGGGACCCGCTGGACGAGGCGGCCGTCGCCCGGGTGCTGAGCCTGGCCCAGGAGGGCGACCACGCGGCGATGCACGTCCGCGACCGCTTCCTGGCCCGGCTGGTGCGCGACGTCGCGGCACTGGTGCTGGCGATCGATCCGCAGATCGTCGTGGTCGGCGGCTGGGCCAGCGGCCTGGACGGCGTGGTCGAACCGCTGCGCGAGCAGCTCAGCCGGCTCTGTCTGCGTCCGCCCGAGGTGCAGATCGCCGCGCTGGGCGACGCGGCGATCGCGATCGGTGCGGTGAAGCTGGCCTTCGACCACGCGGAGCAGCAGCTGTTCGCTGTTGATCAGTAGCCGTTCGATTGCGCATGATGGGCGCGTGACAGTCGAGTTGAAGACCCAGCGGCTGCTGCTGCGCGGCTGGCGGGACGAGGACCTGGACGCGCTCGCGGCGATGGACGGCGACCCCGAGGTGATGCGGTACATCGGCGACGGCTCGGTCCGCGACCGCGCCGGCAGTGCGGCGATGCTGGCGCGCACGCGTGCCTCCTGGTCCGAACGCGGCGTCGGCCTCTTCGCCGCGGAGGACCGGGAGAGCGGCACGCTCCTCGGCTGGGTCGGCTTCGCCGTCCCGACGTTCCTCCCCGAGGTGCTCCCCGCCGTCGAGATCGGCTGGCGTCTGGCCCGCGCCCACTGGGGCCACGGCTACGCGACGGAGGGCGCGCGGGCGGCGCTGCGCTTCGGCTTCGAGGAGGCCGGCCTCGACCGCGTCGTCAGCATCTGCCACCCCGACAACACGGCGTCGGAACGCGTGATGACCAAACTCGGCCTCCACCTCGACCGCGAAACCACGGTCCCCTCCCACGGCGGCCGCGTCCGCGTCCTCGCCCTCACCCGCGACGAGTACGCGGCAAAGGGCTGAGCCTGTCGGCTGCGTCCACACACGGGCGGGCTGCCGGGCAGACTCGGCTCGTCCGGCCGCCCGTCCGGGGCACGGTGGCGGCACTGCCGCGCTACGGCGCGATCTCCCGCGACACGCTGCGGGCGGCTGGCGTCGGCACTCCCGGCAGCGGCGTTGTGCAGCACTGCGCCGCCCGGCCGGACCGGCCTGGCCGGTTGGCAGAGCCGCGGCTCCGCCCACGCACGGCCGGGCCAGGGCGGCGGACTCGGCTCGTCCGGCCCGCGCGAGCGAAGGTCGCGGCGTCGTCGTCCGGTGCGCCGCAGGCGCGAACCCGGGGCCGACATGCCGGCTGGGGCCTCGCGGGGCCACATGAGAGGCCAGGCCCGCCGCAGGCGGGCGGCGGGGCTGACCCTTGGGGGGTCAGGAGGCGGCGCGGACCTCGACGCCTGATTCGCCGAAGGTGAGCTTGCAGGTGTCGGCGCGGTAGGTGGAGACCGCGACGGCCAGGGGGCCCTCTTCGCCGAGGTAGCGGGCGGTGAGGACGAGGACCGGGATGCCCGGGGGGCGCTCCAGGAGGCGGGCCTGCTCCTCCTCGGCCACGCCGAGCTCGACCGCGCGGGACTCGCCCTCGACCGGCAGCATCTGGAACTGCTTCAGGATCGCGCGGGCCCGGCTCGACTCGGCCAGGAAGCCGGGGACGTGCGGCATGACCGCGACCGGGACGAACAGCGTCTCCGTGCCCACGGCCTGACCGGCCATCATCCGCACCCTGCGGACGCTGTGGACCTCCGCGCCGGTCTCGATGCCGAGCGCGTCGGCGACCGTCGCGGAGGCGAAGGCCTGGCCGCAGTCGACGATCCGCCAGGTGTCGCGGCCGGAGGCCTCGACGACGGGGATGCCCATGCGCGGCGCGGCGATCAGCGTGCCGATGCCGCGGCGGCGGACCAGGCGGCCCTCCAGTTCGAGCTGGTCCAGGGCCTGGCGCAGGGTCGCGCGGGCGACGCCGAAGCGGGCGGCCAGGTCACGCTCGTTGGGCAGCACCTCGCCGGTGGAGAACTCCTCGTCGATCGTCCGGACCAGCACCGTGCGCAGGTGCCAGTACTTCGGCTCCGGAGCCGCCTCGGTCGCTGTGGTCCCCACCCTGGCCTCCACTGTGTGCACCCTGCCAGCTGGCGGGGCCGCGATTATGAGCCCTTATTTATTAAAGGACTTTGCAGTAAGCCCGACCATAGGGGCACCACGACCATTGGTCAAGACCAATGGCAAAGGCCCAGATAGTGGCGGAGTCCGGCGTGTCCATGCCGCATCATCCAGGCATGATTCGCCCGGAATGCCGGTCTTCCCGGCACGGCGAAAGCGCGCATCAGCGGCTTGTTGACCTCGACGTCCTCATGGAAGACGGCCACGCTCGCGCCGTCGTCCCTGCTGGTCACGGTCCAGCGGGTGAGGCCCTGGAGGTCGCCGGTGAGACGCGCCTCCAGCACGCCGGCCGCCGGGTCCTGCCGCGACTCGTGCGCGGTCACGCTCAGCTCGTACGGAAGCAGCGAGCGGAATCGCATCCGCCCGCTGGTGTCCGTCAGCTGTCGCACTTCGAGGATCTGCGGCCACCACACCGGGTAGGCGCGCGGGTCGGCCAGCACCCGGTAGACCAGGTGCGGCGGGGCAGGGAGCTCCCAGACGGAGAGGAATCGGTAGCGGTGCATCGCGGCTGCCATGCCGCAAGTGTCGGTCCGTCAGACGGGCAGGTCGAGGCGGCCTTCCTCGGTCAGCTCGAAGCCCGGGTTGTGGCAGAGCTCCCAGAGGTGGCCGTCGGGGTCGGCGAAGTAGCCGCTGTACCCGCCCCACTCCGCGACGGTCGGCGCCTTGACCAGGTCGGCGCCCACGGCGAGGGCCGCAGCCATCGCCGCGTCGACCTCGGCGCGGCTGCCGAGGTTGACCGCGAGGGTGACCCCGCGGAAGGTCGGCTCGCCGTCGTCGGGCACGCCCGCGTCCGCGGCCAGCTCGCCGGTCGGGAAGAGGCCGAGCACGGAGTCGGCCGTGCGGAACCAGACGATGGTGTCGGGCATGGAGGCCTTGGCGAGCTGCCAGCCGAGGGCCTGGTAGAACTCGGTGCTGCGCTTCAGGTCACTGACGCCGAGCGTCACGATGCTGATCCGGGCAGGAAGGCTCATACCGTCAGGCTATGCCGGGGGTCCGACAGATCGCCCGCGCGACATCAGGCAGGATCTCTTCCGGCACGACGGATCCGACCAGCTGCAAGGAGCCACCACCGATGACCGAGCCGAACGCCCAGCCCCGCACCCCGCTGATCGCCGCCGTCGCCGGCCGCACCCCGGACGTCAGCGACGAGGCCTTCGTCGCCGTCAACGCCACGGTGCTGGGCGCCGTGACTCTCGCCCCCGGTGCGAGCGTCTGGTACGGCGCGGTGCTGCGCGGCGACTGCGAGACGATCACCTTCGGCGCCGACAGCAACGTGCAGGACAACTGTTCCGCGCACGCCGACTTCGGCTTCCCCGTCACCGTCGGCGAGCGCGTCTCGGTCGGCCACAACGCGGTGCTGCACGGCTGCACGGTCGAGGACGACTGCCTGATCGGCATGGGCGCGACGGTGCTGAACGGCGCCGTGATCGGCGCCGGCTCGCTCGTCGCGGCGGGCGCGCTGGTCACCCAGGGCACCCAGGTCCCGCCGGGCTCCCTGGTCGCGGGCGTCCCGGCCAAGGTCCGCCGCCCGCTCACGGACGAGGAGCACGCGCACATCAAGCTGAACGCCGAGTGGTACGTCGCCCTGGCGGCGCAGCACCGCGAGGTCGGTCGCTAGCCCCGATCGGTCACGGACGATCGCATAGTGTCGTCCCATGACCGACGACACTCTGCGCTCCGTCCGGATCGACCGCACCGCCGCGGGCCGCTACACCGCGACGAACGTCCGCGGCGGCGAGCTCACCTTCGGCTCCACCGGCGACGCCGACTTCACTCCCGTCGAGCTGCTGCTGGCCGCGATCGGCGGCTGCACGGCGGTCGACGCCGACATCGCGACGAGCCGCCACGAGGAGCCGACCGGCTTCACCGTGACCGTGACCGGCGACAAGATCAGCGACGAGCTCGGCCAGCGGATGACCAACCTGGCGGTCACCTTCACGGTCAGCTTCCCCGAGGGCGAGGCCGGGGACCGCGCCCGCGCGATCCTGCCGCGCGCCGTGAAGACCTCGCACGACCGCCTGTGCACCGTCAGCCGCACGGTCGAGATCGGCACCCCGGTGACCTCGACGGTCGAGGACTGAGCTCCGCCCACCCCGGGTCGCTGGTCCGGGGTCCGCGGAACGTCGTCGCCCGAACGTCGGCCGCCGCGGCCCGCCGACAGCCTCCCCGGTGGGCTGCCCGCAGGCCGCGGCCGCGCCTCGCGTGATCAGCGCGGAACCAGCTTTCCCCGGACCGCCTACACTTCGCCTACATCGCGCCTACATGCACGGACGCGGTGCAAGGGGACGGGGACAGGGACGGGGGGACATGGACTTCGGGCTGCTCGGGACCGTGCGGGCCGGCGACGACGCGGGGGCGGCCTGCCCGGTTCCGCAGGGACGGCTGCGCAACCTGCTGGCGGCGCTGCTCGTCCATGCCGACACCGTGGTGTCGGTCGACGTCCTGGTCTCCAGCGTCTGGGAGGAGAAGCAGGTCCCACGCCGCCCCCGCGAGGCGCTGCAGGTCATGGTGGTGCGGCTGCGCAAGTGTCTCGGCCCCGAGGTGGGGGCGCGGCTCACCAGCATCCGGCCCGGGTACCGGCTGCAGGTACGGCCGGGCGAGCTGGACCTGCACCGCTTCGAGCAGTTGCTGCACCGCGGCTCCGCCGCCCTGGCCACGCAGGACTGGTCGACCGCCCGTGACCTGCTCGGCCGGGCGCTCGCCTGCTGGCGCGGGGATCCGCTCGCCGACGTGGGACCGGGTACCGCGCTGGACCGGACCGTGGACACGCTGGGCGGTCTCCGGCTCCGCGCCCAGCGCCAGCTGGTGGAGGCCAGGCTGCGCCTCGGCGACCACGCCGAGTTGGTGGACGAGATCGCGGCCCTCGTGAACGGGCACCCCTTCGACGAACAACTGCGCGCCCAGCTCATGCTCGCGCTGCACGGCTGCGGCCGGCGCGCCGAGGCCCTGGAGGCCTTCCAGAGCGCCCGTCGCATCTTCGCGGAGGAACTGGGGATCGAACCCGGCGCCGAACTGTGCGAACTGCACCAGGCGTTGCTCGCCGGAGGTCCGCACCTGCCCGAGCGGGGACAGCCGACCGCGTCGGCTCCGGGCCCCCGGCCGACGCAGGGCGTGGGCCCGCACGCCCGTCCCGCCCAGCTTCCCGCCGGCCTGCCCGACTTCACCGGGCGGTCCCACGCCGCCGAACAGCTGGAGGTCCAGCTGGCGAAGGTCACCGGGATCTGGGCCAGGGGGCCGCTGGTGCTCTCGGCGATCGACGGCGCCGGAGGCATCGGCAAGACCTCGCTCGCGGTCCATGTCGCGCACCGGGTGGCGGCCATGTTCCCCGACGGTCAGCTCCATGCCGACCTGCACGGGGCCGGCGGGCGGCCCGCCGAACCCGGCGAGGTGCTCGCGCGGTTCCTGCGCGGTCTGGGCGTACCGCCGGAACAGGTGCCGGGCGACCTGGAGGAACGGGGCGCGCTGTACCGGACCACGCTGGCCACCCGGCGGGTCCTGGTGCTGCTCGACAACGTCAGGGACGCCGCACAGGTGCGCCCGTTGCTGCCCGGCACCGCCACCTGCGCCGTGCTGATCACCAGCCGCAGCTCCCTGCCGGGGCTGGACGGCGCGTTCCGGCTCACTCTCGACTTCCTCGGCCCCGACGAGGCGCGGGAGCTGTTCACCCACATCGTGGGCGCGGACGTCGTGGCGGCCGAGCCCGACGCCACCCGCGAGGTGCTGCGGATCTGCTCCGGCCTCCCGCTCGCCGTCAGGATCGCCGCGGGCCGCCTCGGCACCCGACCCGGCGGGACCGTCGGCGAGCTGGCCAGGCGCCTGGCCGACGCCCGGCTGCGGCTGGACGAACTCGCCGTCGAGGACCGGGCGATCCGCGCGACCTTCGCGGTCAGCTACCACGATCTGCCGGACGACCAGGCGCGGGCCTTCCGCCTGCTGAGCGTCGACGCGGCCCCGTCCATCACCACCCCGGCAGCGGCCGCGCTGCTCGGCGTGCCGGTGGGCGAGGCGAGACGGATCCTGGACGCCCTCCTCGGCATCCACCTGCTGCAGTCCCCGGAGCGGGACCGCTACCGGTTCCACGACCTGCTGCGCCTCTTCGCGGCCGAGTGCGCGCAGGCGGACGAGACGTCGGCGGAACGGGACGCCGCGCTGCACCGACTGCTCCGCTGGTACCTGCACCGCAGCGCGGCCGCGTCCCGCAGTCTCAACCCGGTGCGCCGTCACGTGACGCTCGACGCGCCCGCGTCCGGGTGGGAGCCGCTGGACTTCGACGACTCCGAGCAGGCCCTCGGCTGGCTGGAGGCGGAGCGGCCGAACCTGGTCACCGCCGTCTCCCAGGCCACGCAGGGCGGCCTGCACGAGATCGGCTGGAAGCTGCCGATCGTCCTGTGGGACCTGTTCAGCCTGCGCAGCTGGCAGGACGACGGCGTCGAGTGCAACGAGAACGCCTTGGTCAGCGCCGAGCGACTGGGCGACCGCGAGGCCACGGCCTGGGTGCTGAACAGCCTCTCCAGCGCCTACCAGGGAGTGGGGCGGCTGACCGACGCGGTCGACTGCCTCGCCCGCGCGCTGGAGATCCGCGTCGAGAGCGGGGACCTGCGCGGGCAGGGATCCTGTCTGATCAATCTCGGCTACGTCTACACCGAGATGGGCCGCCCGGCGGAAGCCATCGCGCTGCTGGACCGGGCGCTGGTCATCTTCGAGGAGATGGGACTGACCCACGCGGTCGGCGCCGTGCTGACCAACCTCGCCTTCGCGCACCAGCGGCACGGGGACGACCGCACCGCCCTCCGGCACCACGAACGGGCCCTGGCCATCCATCAGGACACCTCCAACGACTACTCGGTCGGCAGGGAGGTCGCGAACATGGCGGGAGCCCTGTTCCGCCTCGGTCGGTTGGACGAGGCTGCCGACTACGCCGCACGCGGCGTCGAGACGAACCGGGTCACCGGCAACCAGGCCGACGAGGGGTTCGCCCTGGACGTGCTGGGCCAGGTCCACGCCGCCCGCGGGCACCACTCCCTGGCCCGCCGTCACTGGCAGGACGCCTGCGCCGTCCTCGACGCGGTCGGCCACCCGCACGCCGCAGAGATCAGAACCCGCCTGGCCACCACCCTCTGACGCGCCCCCGCCCGCGCCGCGGGCACCGGGCTGATCCTCGCCGCGGGGCCGGGTACGCGCCCGGGCCCAGTCGCTCGACATACCCGCCCCGCCCGGCCAGGGCGCGTCTTCGCGCATCACGCGGTCGGCACGACCCACCCACCGAACGCTGCCAGGGTCGCCCCACCACCGACCGGGCGGCCACCGCGCGCGCCCAAATGAAAAGCGGCAGGGGAGAAAACCCATCCCTTGCCACTTCTAAGCTATATCGCACCCCCGGGCTTGCCGCAAGGCCCCGTCCATGCCGCAAAATCGCAGCTCAGACCCGGAACTGCGGTATGGGGAGATGCATGACGCACGCGGCCACGAGCGCCTTCGAACTGCCCGACCACCTCGCCCCGAAGGCCGACCCGGCCCTCATCGCCGCGGACGAGGCGCACTTCGCAGCGATCGAGGAGAGCCTCGCGCAGGCGATCGCCGAACTGGAGGGCCGGCTCGACGCCGAGCGGCGCGCGCCAGGGGGCAAGGGCCGGGAGGCGATGGACAGGGACGTCGAGATCCACCGACTGACCGCGCGGCTGCGCGCCCTGCGGCGCTTCGGGCTCGACCTCTGCCTGGGCCACTTCGTCGGCGCCGAGGACGGCCGGCCCGTCCACATCGGGCGGCTCGGGCTGACGGACAGCGACGGACGCCGGCTGCTGCTGGACTGGCGTTCGCCCGCGGCCGAGCCGTTCTTCGCGGCGACGCACGCCAACCCCATGGGCCTGGCCAGCCGCCGCCGCTACCGGTGGACCAGGGGACGGATCAGCGACTACTGGGACGAGGTGTTCACCGCCGACGGGCTGGAGGGACGGGCCGCCCTGGACGACCAGTCCGCCTTCATCGCCAGTCTGGGCAGCACCCGTTCGGCGCGGATGCGGGACGTGCTCGCCACCATCCAGTCGGACCAGGACGCCGTGATCCGCGCCGGATCGCGCGGTGCGCTCGTGGTCGACGGCGGTCCGGGGACCGGAAAGACCGTGGTCGCGCTGCACCGGTCCGCCTACCTGCTCTACGCCGACCCGCGCCTGGGTCACCGGCGCGGCGGCGTGCTGTTCGTCGGGCCGCACCAGCCGTACCTCGCCTACGTCGCCGACGTGCTCCCCAGCCTCGGCGAGGAGGGGGTACAGACCTGCACCCTGCGGGACCTCGTCGCCGAGGGCGCCGGCGCGGGGGTGGAGCCGGACCCGGAGGTCGCCCGCCTCAAGTCGTCGGCGCGGATGGTGCAGGCGATCGAGAAGGCCGTCGGGATCTACGAGGAGCCGCCGACCGAGGGGATGACCGTCTCCACGCACTGGGCCGACCTGCGGCTGAGCGCCCAGGACTGGGCCGACGCGTTCAGTGCCCCTGACCCCGGCACCCCGCACAACGAGGCGCGCGAGCAGATCTGGGAGGAGCTGGTCACGATCCTCATGGACCGGATGGGCCTCGACGAGGACGATCCGGACGACCCGGACCGCGAGGACCGTCCCGTCTCCCCCGAGCTGTTCCGGCGTTCGCTGCGCCAGGACGAGGAGCTGACCGCGACGCTGAACCGCGCCTGGCCGCTGCTCGAAGCGGCCGACGTGGTCGGCGACCTCTGGACGGTCCCCGCCTACCTGCGCCTGTGCGCCCCCTGGCTGGACCGCGAGGAGATCCGCCGGCTCCAGCGCGCCGACGCCCAGGCCTGGACCAGCTCCGACCTGCCGCTGCTCGACGCGGCGCGGCGGCGGCTCGGCGACCCGAAGGCGGCCCTGCGCAGGCGTCGCCACGACGCGGCGGTCGCCGCCGAACGCGCGCGGATGGCCGACGTGATCGGCGACATCCTGGAGGCGGACGAGGACGGCGAGGGCGCGGTGACGATGCTGCGCGGACGCGACCTCCAGGACACCCTGGTCGACGGCTCCGCCCTGCCCGCCACCGACCCGGACCGGCTGGCCGGTCCGTTCGCGCACGTC
This genomic interval from Streptacidiphilus rugosus AM-16 contains the following:
- the helR gene encoding RNA polymerase recycling motor ATPase HelR, with the protein product MTHAATSAFELPDHLAPKADPALIAADEAHFAAIEESLAQAIAELEGRLDAERRAPGGKGREAMDRDVEIHRLTARLRALRRFGLDLCLGHFVGAEDGRPVHIGRLGLTDSDGRRLLLDWRSPAAEPFFAATHANPMGLASRRRYRWTRGRISDYWDEVFTADGLEGRAALDDQSAFIASLGSTRSARMRDVLATIQSDQDAVIRAGSRGALVVDGGPGTGKTVVALHRSAYLLYADPRLGHRRGGVLFVGPHQPYLAYVADVLPSLGEEGVQTCTLRDLVAEGAGAGVEPDPEVARLKSSARMVQAIEKAVGIYEEPPTEGMTVSTHWADLRLSAQDWADAFSAPDPGTPHNEAREQIWEELVTILMDRMGLDEDDPDDPDREDRPVSPELFRRSLRQDEELTATLNRAWPLLEAADVVGDLWTVPAYLRLCAPWLDREEIRRLQRADAQAWTSSDLPLLDAARRRLGDPKAALRRRRHDAAVAAERARMADVIGDILEADEDGEGAVTMLRGRDLQDTLVDGSALPATDPDRLAGPFAHVVVDEAQELTDAEWQMLLQRCPSRSLTIVGDRAQARHGFAESWQDRLERVGLDRIEVASLTVNYRTPQEVMAEAEPVVRAALPDANVPISIRSSGVPVHHGSRAERDAVLDAWLAANAEGVACVIGDPGFTERDRVRSLTPELSKGLEFDLVVLVAPEAFGTGVAGAVDRYVAMTRATRQLVVLTG
- a CDS encoding AfsR/SARP family transcriptional regulator, which produces MDFGLLGTVRAGDDAGAACPVPQGRLRNLLAALLVHADTVVSVDVLVSSVWEEKQVPRRPREALQVMVVRLRKCLGPEVGARLTSIRPGYRLQVRPGELDLHRFEQLLHRGSAALATQDWSTARDLLGRALACWRGDPLADVGPGTALDRTVDTLGGLRLRAQRQLVEARLRLGDHAELVDEIAALVNGHPFDEQLRAQLMLALHGCGRRAEALEAFQSARRIFAEELGIEPGAELCELHQALLAGGPHLPERGQPTASAPGPRPTQGVGPHARPAQLPAGLPDFTGRSHAAEQLEVQLAKVTGIWARGPLVLSAIDGAGGIGKTSLAVHVAHRVAAMFPDGQLHADLHGAGGRPAEPGEVLARFLRGLGVPPEQVPGDLEERGALYRTTLATRRVLVLLDNVRDAAQVRPLLPGTATCAVLITSRSSLPGLDGAFRLTLDFLGPDEARELFTHIVGADVVAAEPDATREVLRICSGLPLAVRIAAGRLGTRPGGTVGELARRLADARLRLDELAVEDRAIRATFAVSYHDLPDDQARAFRLLSVDAAPSITTPAAAALLGVPVGEARRILDALLGIHLLQSPERDRYRFHDLLRLFAAECAQADETSAERDAALHRLLRWYLHRSAAASRSLNPVRRHVTLDAPASGWEPLDFDDSEQALGWLEAERPNLVTAVSQATQGGLHEIGWKLPIVLWDLFSLRSWQDDGVECNENALVSAERLGDREATAWVLNSLSSAYQGVGRLTDAVDCLARALEIRVESGDLRGQGSCLINLGYVYTEMGRPAEAIALLDRALVIFEEMGLTHAVGAVLTNLAFAHQRHGDDRTALRHHERALAIHQDTSNDYSVGREVANMAGALFRLGRLDEAADYAARGVETNRVTGNQADEGFALDVLGQVHAARGHHSLARRHWQDACAVLDAVGHPHAAEIRTRLATTL